The region CAGTGCTGCGCGAGGATCTGCATACGATGAGAACTGCTATCGATTCCTATACTTACGATAAGCAGAAAGCGCCGCAGACGCTGGACGACCTGGTGCAGTCCGGGTATCTGAAGGTGATGCCGCAGGACCCATTCACCCACCGGTCGGATACCTGGATGCCGGATCAGGGGAACCAGTTGACGACCGTTGATGAGACGCAGAGCGGGATTGACGACGTCCACTCGGGCTCGCAGGATGTTTCGACCGAGGGGACTTCTTACAATACCTGGTAGCGAGATCTGTAGTACTTTTGCGGAAAGAAGCGTCTAATAGTGGCGTAGAGCTGCGTCCGAACGAGGGAAGCGGCTTACTCCGTACCTGGACTGGAGTTCCCCATGCGTCAACTTTCTTCTCTCGGCCTCGCCGCTCTGCTCATTGCACCTGTTGCCGGGTTGGCACAGGCCCCTTCGACCACGACGCCTCCTGCTACGACCAAGAATCCTACCGGCGCACCCTCACCGCTGCCGACGCCGCCGGCGACGACTCCTGCGGATGATAAGAAGGCTGCCGCTAAGGCCAAGGCTCAGACCGATACGTTGCCCTCGCCGGGTGAAGACCTGAAGACGAACATCAAGGCCGGCAGCGAAGACGATGTGAATGCGATTGGGACTCGGAACATTGGGGGCCGGGGTATGGGGAACTGGTACTCGACCAACTGGGAGATCGGGGTCGGGAAGCAGTACTCGATGGAGGTGGAGAAGTCGGCTCACCTGGTGACCGATCCGGTGATCGTGGAGTATGTGAACCGCATCGGGCAGAACCTTGTGAAGAACTCGGATGCCAAGGTTCCGTTCACGATCAAGGTGATCGATTCCGATGAGGTGAATGCGTTTGCGCTGCCGGGCGGGTTCTTCTACGTGAACTCCGGGCTGCTGATGAACTGCGATGAAGAGGCCGAGCTGGCGGGCGTTATGGCGCATGAGATCTCGCACGTGGTGGCGCACCATGCTGCGCGGCAGCAGACGAAGATGAACTACGCGCAGATTGCGTCGGTTCCGCTGATCATCATGACGCAGGGTTCGTACACGGGTTATGGAATCTACGAGGCTGCGCAGCTTGCGATTCCGATGACGTTTCTGAAGTTCTCCCGCATGGAAGAGGCTGAGGCCGACTACCTGGGCGTGCAGTACATGTACAAGGCCGGGTACGATCCGCAGAGCTTCATCACCCTGTTCGAGAAGCTGGATGCGCTGGAGAAGCACAAGCCAGGGACGCTGGCGAAGGCGTTCTCCGATCACCCGCAGACTCCGGACCGGATCGCGGCCTCCGAGGAGGAGATTGCGACGATCCTGCCGGCGAAGCCTGAGTACATTGTGACGACGAGCGAGTTCGACGATGTGAAGTCTCGTCTGGCTCGTCTGGAGAATAAGCGCAAGCTGAACGACAAGAAGGATGGCAACAAGCCGACCTTGCGTCGGGCGGGTGGAAGCAACAATGATCCGAATCAGCCGGGTACAACTACGGGCGACGACCGTCCAACCCTTGGGCGGCGGAATTAGCCGCTTCGGTTGCTTGAGGAACGTCGTTTGCTAACTGCCGGTGGGGTCGAATCCGGGATAAACTAGGGGTACATGATTCGGAAATCGCTCGTCCTGCTCGCTGCTCTCTTCGCCGGAACTACTGTGTCGGCTCACTCCCAGGCTGCCGTTTACGGCCTCTTTACTGTCGATAGCATCTCGGTTCCGCCGTATATTGCGCCCGGCAACAACACCAATGTGACCAAGGACCACCTGAATCCGATTGGCGGAACGTTTGGCGTTTATTACGACTACAGAACGTTTGGTCCGGTGCGGCTAGGCTTCGACGTTCGTGGCGTCGAGACGACCAGCAAGGTGCAGGGCATCGATAGCTTCGACGGTGCCGGGATACGGGTCTACTCCGTTCTGGGCGGCGTGCGGGGAAGCTTCCATACTCCGATCCGCGCGTTGAAGCCTTACGTTCAGGGCTCGGCCGGTTTAGGGCGGAGCGACCGCGGACAGCCGGTGCGGACGCTTGCGAATCACCTGGAGTACCACGGCTTTGCCGGTCTCGATATCAAGCTGCTGCCGTATATGGACTGGCGTGCGATCGAGGCGGGTTATGGCGGCATCAGCTTTGGCGGAACGCTTGGGACCGAGGGCGTGCGGACGTTGAGCACGGGCATCGTGTTCCATATGCCGTAAAATAAGGCGATGCGTACTCAGAACACGGGCTATACCGACGACCATGCTGCTTCAGGGCTCGACCATGTCTTTCCTGCGATCGACGTGTGGGCGAACCAGTTTCAGGGATACGAGATCCTTGTGGACGATCCTGAATTTACCTCCATCTGCCCGAAAACCGGGCTCCCCGACTTCGGGATTCTGACGATCCGCTACATGCCCCGCAAGGAGTGCCTGGAGCTGAAGAGCCTGAAGGAGTACCTGTTCCACTACCGGAACCTGGGGATCTTTCAGGAGAATATTGTGAACCAGATTCTGGATGACGTGGTGAAGGCTACCGATCCGGTCTGGGCTGTGATCAAGGGCGACTTCCGTCCTCGGGGTGGGATTTCTACTACGGTTACGGCGACCTATCCTCGTCCGCTGGATGCTAAACCTCCGGTTGGGTAGGGTACCCCCTCCCCCCTGGTTTCATGCAAAGTCTTCATTCCATTTGGGTTAGGCTTGGACTGGCTTTTCGGTCTTGATTCTAAAGGGTTTGCAGATAAAGTATTCAAAAGAAGGCACTTACGCTGGTAGTTCAGCCTGAGTGTCTTTTTTCTTGCTCTACGTTAATTGTACGGGATTGGCGGGGGTAAATACGCCATCTTTTTTTGACTTTTATCTTCTTTGATTTTGTTGAAGTTAGATGATTTTCAGGGTGCTGGGGGGCTTGACATGCGATTTTACTGGTGTTTTTGGTGAAAATAGTTGTAAGTGGTTGATGGGGAAAGGCTTGCCTCGAATAAAGAGGGAAGATGAATCAGGGCGGGATGGTGCTTGCTGGTTCATGGCAAAAAGATTGAGTTGATAAGGATTGATAAAGGCGATCAGTACTGATTGCCGCGAGTTCGGGCTATGGTTTTCAGGGCGTTGGTGATTATGGCGTGATCTTCGCTTCGTGGGCGTCTGTGAGGTTGGCAGAGACTTTCTCTGGATCGGTGAGGTATTCGGCGGCGTCAGAGGGTTGAGTTTCAAGGGGTATTCCGGGATGTTCTCATAGAGCTTTCAGGCAGATATGAAGAGCAACAGCAGATGCAGGTTACCTGCGGGAATAACAACGGAAGAGCATTTTACTTCCTACTCATCGCGGTGATGCTGCGATGAATGGGGCATGGAGGCGGTTTGGGTGAGGAGAAGAGGACCCGGGGCTAAAGCCCGATGTATTTTTGCCTGCTGGCGGTGGGCTAAAGCCCACCTCTAATCCGAACCGCAACCGCAACCGCAACCGCAACCGCAACCGCAATGGCAACCGCAACGGCAACCGCAACCGCGACCGCAACGGCAACCGCAACCGCGACCGCAACCGCAACCGCAATGGCAACGGCAACGGCAACGGCAAATGCAACAGCCAAATACGGGGGTCCTTCGCTTCGCTCAGGATGACGGCGTGGAACAAACAACGGCAACTACGGGGATTCTCCGCTTCGCGCAGAATGACGACCAAAACGAACAACGGCAACTGCAACTGCAACGGCAACGGCAACTGCAGCCGCAACTGCAACTGCAACCGCAACTGCAACTGCAACGGCAACCGCAACCGCAACGGCAACCGCAACCGCAACTGCCGCTACGGAGGTTCTTCGCTGCGCTCAGAATGACCCCTGGGGGGGTGTTGCTGATGTGGAGTGGTGAGGCTTGGGGCTGGGGTTAGACTGCGGCGGGGAGTTGTTCCTGGTCTTGGTATTGGAGTTGGTAGAGCTTGTAGTAGAGGCCGTGATGGGCCAGGAGCTGCTGGTGGGTGCCTTGCTCTCTTAGCTGGCCTTTGTGCATGACCAGGATGGTGTCGGCGGACTGGATGGTGCTGAGGCGGTGGGCGATCAGGACGCTGGTGCGGCCGGTGATCATGCGGGCGAGAGCGGTGCGGATGAGGTGCTCGGTTTCTGTGTCGACGGAGCTGGTGGCTTCGTCCAGGATGAGGATGCCGGGGGCGTGGGCCAGTGCCCTGGCGAAGGAGACTAATTGCTTCTGGCCGGTGCTCAGGCCGGCACCGCGCTCGCGGACGGGCTCTGCGAAGGCGAGGGGGAGGGTGCGGATGAAGTCGCCTACGTTGACCTCGTCTGCGGCTCGTTCGACCTGGGCTTCGGTGATCCACGGGGTGCCGAGACGGATGTTCTGGGCGATGGTGCCGGAGAAGAGGAATGGGTCTTGGAGGACTACGCCGAAGCGCTGACG is a window of Granulicella tundricola MP5ACTX9 DNA encoding:
- a CDS encoding type II secretion system protein codes for the protein MVRSTNSGAEREDGFTLLELMIVMVIIGILAAIAIPSFTMNVKRAREAVLREDLHTMRTAIDSYTYDKQKAPQTLDDLVQSGYLKVMPQDPFTHRSDTWMPDQGNQLTTVDETQSGIDDVHSGSQDVSTEGTSYNTW
- a CDS encoding M48 family metallopeptidase, which gives rise to MRQLSSLGLAALLIAPVAGLAQAPSTTTPPATTKNPTGAPSPLPTPPATTPADDKKAAAKAKAQTDTLPSPGEDLKTNIKAGSEDDVNAIGTRNIGGRGMGNWYSTNWEIGVGKQYSMEVEKSAHLVTDPVIVEYVNRIGQNLVKNSDAKVPFTIKVIDSDEVNAFALPGGFFYVNSGLLMNCDEEAELAGVMAHEISHVVAHHAARQQTKMNYAQIASVPLIIMTQGSYTGYGIYEAAQLAIPMTFLKFSRMEEAEADYLGVQYMYKAGYDPQSFITLFEKLDALEKHKPGTLAKAFSDHPQTPDRIAASEEEIATILPAKPEYIVTTSEFDDVKSRLARLENKRKLNDKKDGNKPTLRRAGGSNNDPNQPGTTTGDDRPTLGRRN
- the queF gene encoding preQ(1) synthase, with translation MRTQNTGYTDDHAASGLDHVFPAIDVWANQFQGYEILVDDPEFTSICPKTGLPDFGILTIRYMPRKECLELKSLKEYLFHYRNLGIFQENIVNQILDDVVKATDPVWAVIKGDFRPRGGISTTVTATYPRPLDAKPPVG